The Mytilus edulis chromosome 5, xbMytEdul2.2, whole genome shotgun sequence genomic interval tgGTCGTTCCACGTTCTTgcatggctttcaaatattcggctatgGTCGTTCCACGTCCTTtcatggctttcaaatattcggctatgGTCGTTCCACGTCCTTgcatggctttcaaatattcggctatgGTCGTTCCACGTTCTTgcatggctttcaaatattcggctatgGTCGTTCCACGTTCTTgcatggctttcaaatattcggctatgGTCGTTTCACGTTCTTgcatggctttcaaatattcggctatgGTCGTTCCACGTTCTTgcatggctttcaaatattcggctttggtCGTTCCACGTCCTTgcatggctttcaaatattcggctatAGACGTTCCACGTCCTTgcatggctttcaaatattcggctatgATCGTTCCGCGTCCTTGcacg includes:
- the LOC139522629 gene encoding uncharacterized protein alr4393-like encodes the protein MQGRGTTIAEYLKAMQGRGTTIAEYLKAVQGRGTIIAEYLKAMQGRGTSIAEYLKAMQGRGTTKAEYLKAMQERGTTIAEYLKAMQERETTIAEYLKAMQERGTTIAEYLKAMQERGTTIAEYLKAMQGRGTTIAEYLKAMKGRGTTIAEYLKAMQERGTTIAEYLKAMQERGTTIAEYLKAMQGRGTTIAEYLKAMQGRGTTIAEYLKAV